A single genomic interval of Pseudomonadota bacterium harbors:
- a CDS encoding MMPL family transporter gives MFSLPIERPWAITFISLLVGFVLAGGIPRLSIDDDLYVYFSEGDPKLQELEDFERTYSSEDYVGFVLVPEKGDVFTPRTLEALRSLSEQTWQLPYSQRVLSLATYQHSKSQGDELQVAPLIPMRGAVTQAQADAARRVVLSSPETLNRYAAEGARATTVFIRLALPKPVSNEVYREVVTAARELRDEFEASWPGIDLSLSGTVVTNVVLGEAVASDFTTLIPLTVLTIALGLWLLFASLPAMGVTMLVVLLSVTSAMGVFGWRSTVLASVAGFVPTIVMTIAVADVVHILVSYSHQLRVGSSKREALVEAMRINLEPVFITSLTTSIGVLGLNFSDSPPYQALGNMVAVGVGFAFVYSIVLVPAVLIVLPARWFMRGGPELSGRGRAQRMRAFADWVLARRRLLLVVFAVALPLSFAGLAGNRLTERWFEYFDTSFEYRQALEIINRDISGVDALEYSIESGVADGVNNPVYLDDLDRFAAWMREQPNVVNVSSFADIMKRLNRNLHGDDPSWYRLPDDRALAAQYLLLYELSLPQGQGLDSTLDIDRSASRMQVFLTKTDSDELLALEARARDWLAANTTTVTAGNGTGVDVMFAHLNQRNIRAMLKGTAVALALISIVLVLTLRSWRMGVVSMVPNLVPALLAFALWGVTVGEVNLAVSVVITMSLGIVVDDTVHFLSKYLRARRERGWDAPEAIRYAFETVGVALTITTLVLVAGFSLLGFSHFGPTVDTGTMLALTLALALVVDFLLLPAVLVWVDRRPGGMQTADSPGVRAEADGIG, from the coding sequence ATGTTTTCCCTTCCCATCGAACGCCCCTGGGCAATCACCTTCATCTCACTGCTAGTAGGGTTCGTACTCGCCGGCGGTATTCCGCGCCTATCGATCGACGACGATCTCTACGTCTATTTTAGCGAAGGGGACCCAAAGCTACAGGAGCTTGAAGACTTCGAGCGCACTTACTCGAGCGAGGACTACGTAGGTTTCGTGTTGGTGCCAGAGAAAGGTGATGTCTTCACGCCGCGTACGCTCGAAGCGCTGCGCAGCCTTAGCGAGCAGACGTGGCAGCTGCCCTACTCGCAACGCGTGCTTTCCCTGGCTACCTATCAGCATTCGAAGTCGCAAGGGGATGAGCTGCAGGTGGCGCCGCTGATTCCAATGCGTGGCGCGGTGACCCAAGCCCAGGCGGACGCTGCGCGACGCGTCGTGCTCAGCAGCCCCGAGACCCTCAACCGCTACGCGGCCGAAGGCGCCCGCGCCACCACCGTGTTCATTCGCCTGGCGTTGCCGAAGCCTGTGAGCAACGAGGTGTACCGCGAAGTGGTGACGGCAGCGCGCGAGCTTCGCGACGAGTTCGAGGCTTCCTGGCCAGGAATAGACCTCTCCCTGTCCGGCACCGTGGTGACCAACGTGGTGCTGGGCGAAGCGGTGGCCAGCGACTTCACTACCCTGATCCCGCTTACGGTGCTCACGATCGCCCTCGGCTTGTGGCTGCTCTTTGCGAGCCTGCCCGCCATGGGCGTGACCATGCTCGTGGTGCTGCTCTCGGTGACCTCTGCCATGGGGGTGTTCGGTTGGCGTAGCACGGTGCTTGCGTCCGTCGCTGGCTTCGTGCCCACGATCGTCATGACCATTGCCGTGGCTGACGTAGTGCATATTCTCGTTAGCTATTCGCACCAGCTGCGTGTCGGCAGTTCCAAGCGCGAGGCTCTGGTGGAGGCGATGCGGATCAACCTCGAGCCCGTGTTCATCACCAGTCTCACCACGAGTATTGGGGTGCTCGGGCTCAACTTCAGCGATTCGCCGCCCTACCAGGCGCTCGGCAATATGGTGGCGGTCGGTGTCGGCTTTGCCTTCGTGTACAGCATCGTGCTGGTGCCAGCGGTGCTGATCGTGCTGCCTGCGCGCTGGTTCATGCGCGGCGGACCAGAGCTCAGCGGCCGCGGCCGGGCGCAGCGTATGCGTGCCTTTGCGGATTGGGTGCTCGCGCGACGCCGCCTGCTACTGGTGGTGTTTGCCGTGGCGTTACCCCTGTCCTTCGCGGGCCTGGCTGGCAATAGGCTCACCGAGCGCTGGTTCGAGTACTTTGATACGAGCTTTGAATACAGGCAGGCGCTGGAGATCATCAATCGCGACATCAGCGGCGTCGACGCCCTCGAATACTCGATAGAGTCCGGCGTTGCTGATGGAGTGAACAATCCCGTTTACTTGGACGATCTCGATCGCTTTGCGGCATGGATGCGCGAGCAGCCCAACGTTGTCAACGTGAGCAGCTTCGCCGACATCATGAAGCGCCTGAACCGCAACCTGCACGGCGATGATCCCAGCTGGTATCGCCTGCCCGACGACCGCGCCCTAGCTGCCCAGTACCTGCTGCTCTACGAGCTTTCGCTCCCTCAGGGGCAGGGCCTCGATAGCACCCTGGACATCGATCGCTCGGCGAGCCGCATGCAGGTGTTCCTCACCAAGACCGATTCGGACGAGCTGCTGGCTCTCGAGGCCCGCGCCCGCGACTGGCTAGCGGCCAACACGACCACCGTGACCGCTGGCAATGGCACCGGCGTGGACGTCATGTTTGCTCACCTCAACCAGCGCAACATCCGCGCCATGCTCAAGGGCACGGCCGTGGCCCTGGCCCTGATCAGCATCGTGCTGGTATTGACCCTGCGCTCCTGGCGAATGGGCGTGGTCAGCATGGTGCCGAACCTCGTGCCCGCGCTTTTGGCATTTGCCCTGTGGGGAGTGACCGTGGGCGAAGTGAACCTCGCCGTGTCGGTCGTCATCACCATGAGCCTTGGCATCGTGGTGGATGACACGGTGCATTTCTTGTCGAAGTACCTGCGCGCGAGGCGCGAGCGCGGCTGGGACGCGCCGGAGGCGATCCGCTATGCCTTCGAGACGGTGGGGGTGGCCCTGACCATTACCACGCTGGTACTGGTGGCGGGTTTTTCGCTGCTAGGGTTCTCCCATTTCGGACCGACGGTGGATACGGGCACAATGCTGGCGTTGACGCTGGCATTGGCGCTGGTAGTGGACTTTTTGTTGCTGCCAGCTGTGCTGGTGTGGGTGGATCGGCGGCCGGGTGGGATGCAGACGGCGGATTCTCCGGGCGTCAGGGCGGAGGCCGACGGGATCGGTTGA
- the egtB gene encoding ergothioneine biosynthesis protein EgtB codes for MSISTDPPVADSSGTGLANFYLRVRQRSLFLCETLAQEDTVVQSMPDVSPTKWHLAHTTWFFERFVLKAHAPAYREFEAAYDHLFNSYYYTVGQMFTRAQRGLLSRPTLADVLRYREHVDTAVLALIDSHGSSQTLEKLLTLGLNHEQQHQELLITDIKHVFAVNPLRPVFREAAPWPGASNTPNPLSFVPGPDGLIECGATGVDGFCFDNETPRHEVLVRPHALASRPITNGEFREFVRDGAYRECSLWLADGWTRLQQDGWTRPFYWAEDLEGEFTLNGQVDLALNAPVCHLSFYEADAFARWAGKRLPTEFELELALTYAPLEGNLAEEDQFHPRAARRSAPTLVDRQKHHPTPLAQIFGDVWEWTASPYTPYPGFEPLAGSLGEYNGKFMCSQVVLRGGSCATPRSHLRATYRNFFYPDARWQFSGVRLAHDA; via the coding sequence ATGTCAATTTCTACTGATCCGCCCGTCGCTGATAGCAGCGGCACAGGGCTCGCGAACTTCTATCTGCGCGTTCGTCAGCGCTCCTTGTTCCTGTGCGAGACGCTCGCACAGGAGGATACGGTCGTGCAGTCGATGCCTGACGTGAGCCCCACGAAGTGGCACCTAGCGCACACCACGTGGTTCTTCGAGCGCTTCGTGTTAAAGGCTCACGCGCCGGCTTACCGTGAGTTCGAAGCTGCCTACGATCATCTGTTCAACTCTTATTACTATACGGTTGGACAAATGTTCACACGGGCCCAGCGCGGGCTTCTCTCCCGTCCCACACTCGCGGACGTGCTGCGCTACCGCGAGCATGTGGATACCGCCGTACTCGCACTAATCGATAGCCACGGCTCGTCACAGACCCTCGAGAAGTTGCTAACGCTTGGGTTGAACCATGAGCAGCAGCATCAAGAGTTGCTGATCACCGACATCAAACACGTTTTCGCCGTGAATCCCTTGCGTCCCGTGTTTCGGGAAGCGGCGCCTTGGCCAGGCGCCAGTAACACCCCAAATCCGCTCTCCTTCGTGCCCGGCCCAGACGGGCTGATCGAATGCGGTGCCACGGGGGTGGATGGATTCTGCTTCGACAATGAGACCCCTCGCCACGAGGTGCTGGTTCGCCCCCATGCGCTCGCTAGCCGGCCGATCACGAATGGCGAGTTCCGCGAGTTCGTTCGCGATGGCGCCTATCGGGAGTGTTCACTTTGGCTCGCGGACGGGTGGACCCGCCTTCAGCAGGACGGCTGGACCCGGCCCTTCTACTGGGCTGAAGACCTCGAGGGTGAGTTCACGCTCAACGGCCAGGTGGACCTCGCACTCAATGCACCTGTCTGCCACCTCAGCTTCTACGAGGCGGATGCTTTCGCCCGCTGGGCGGGTAAGCGCTTGCCGACGGAGTTCGAGCTAGAGCTCGCCCTGACCTACGCCCCACTCGAAGGCAACTTGGCGGAGGAGGATCAGTTCCATCCCCGCGCAGCACGGCGATCCGCGCCCACGCTCGTTGACCGGCAGAAGCACCACCCCACGCCTCTCGCCCAAATCTTCGGCGACGTCTGGGAGTGGACGGCGAGCCCCTACACGCCCTACCCCGGCTTCGAGCCCCTGGCCGGCTCGCTCGGGGAGTACAACGGCAAGTTCATGTGCAGTCAGGTCGTCTTGCGTGGCGGCTCCTGCGCTACCCCACGCTCGCACCTGCGCGCCACCTACCGAAACTTCTTTTACCCCGATGCACGCTGGCAGTTCAGCGGCGTGCGTCTTGCCCACGACGCCTGA
- a CDS encoding SRPBCC family protein: protein MTTAATRTPTFTRAVCGAAAALLAATCLSPPTVSAAEMLSLKVKREGQRYFVASHARIDAPIEAVYNVLIDYDRLHELTSTFEETRVVEGAEDEAQRLVYLRARGCVAFFCKTIVRYDRLELERPRDIVAVAVPAPTSSTEGDSESVAYSYSHWELSEEEDGTHVLYSMEMEPPFWVPPLVGPWAVKRKLASGAGDAAQRVEQRALGLPVVLD from the coding sequence ATGACGACGGCGGCAACTAGGACGCCGACGTTCACGCGAGCCGTCTGTGGGGCGGCCGCGGCCTTGTTGGCGGCCACCTGCCTGTCGCCGCCAACGGTAAGCGCGGCGGAGATGCTGTCGCTGAAGGTCAAGCGCGAGGGTCAGCGTTACTTCGTAGCGTCCCACGCGCGCATCGACGCGCCCATCGAGGCGGTCTACAACGTGTTGATCGACTACGACCGCCTCCACGAACTGACCAGCACCTTTGAGGAGACCCGCGTGGTCGAGGGTGCCGAGGACGAGGCACAGCGTCTGGTCTATCTGCGCGCTCGCGGCTGCGTGGCCTTTTTCTGCAAGACCATCGTTCGCTACGATCGCCTCGAGCTCGAGCGGCCGCGAGACATCGTCGCTGTCGCCGTGCCTGCCCCCACGTCCAGCACCGAGGGGGATTCCGAATCAGTGGCCTATTCATACTCCCATTGGGAGTTGAGCGAAGAGGAGGATGGCACGCACGTGCTGTACTCGATGGAGATGGAGCCCCCGTTCTGGGTGCCGCCCCTGGTGGGGCCGTGGGCGGTGAAGCGCAAGCTGGCCTCCGGCGCTGGCGATGCGGCGCAACGGGTGGAGCAGCGGGCTCTCGGGCTGCCGGTGGTTTTGGATTGA
- the egtD gene encoding L-histidine N(alpha)-methyltransferase, with amino-acid sequence MAKHGPAAPTLLDLHPQTGDLRDAIHQGMRRAQKRLPTLLLYDERGSQLFDAITELPEYYPTRTELSIMESSMEEIASSIGRQASLIELGSGSSMKIRLLLERVPDLAAYVPVDISRDHLMSAATRLAADYPGVEVLPVCADFNEPFRLPSPRIAPKRNVVYFPGSTIGNLDFGAAHKLLSTVRRIAKQGGGALIGADLVKPREILVPAYDDAQGITAEFNLNILTRLNREFDANFNVDLFFHRAVWDATRSRMEMQLVSRVAQTVQIDGEEFDLAEGEFILTEYSHKYSLEVFANLAETAGFRVAKVWTDPRQWFSLQYLEVM; translated from the coding sequence ATGGCCAAACACGGCCCCGCAGCCCCCACGCTGCTCGACCTACACCCGCAGACCGGCGATCTGCGCGACGCCATCCATCAAGGGATGCGCCGCGCGCAAAAGCGCCTTCCCACGCTGCTGCTCTACGATGAGCGCGGCTCCCAGCTATTCGATGCGATCACCGAGCTACCCGAGTACTACCCCACGCGCACGGAGCTCTCGATCATGGAGTCGAGCATGGAGGAGATCGCCTCGAGCATCGGGCGCCAGGCCTCGCTGATCGAGCTCGGCAGCGGATCGAGCATGAAGATCCGCCTACTCTTGGAGCGGGTACCGGATCTCGCCGCCTACGTTCCTGTCGATATCTCCCGAGACCACCTGATGTCCGCAGCGACCCGGCTCGCGGCGGACTACCCGGGCGTAGAGGTGCTGCCCGTGTGCGCGGACTTCAACGAACCGTTCCGCCTACCCTCACCGCGCATCGCACCGAAGCGCAACGTGGTGTACTTCCCAGGCTCGACCATCGGCAACCTCGATTTCGGCGCGGCCCACAAGCTGCTCTCGACCGTGCGCCGCATCGCCAAGCAAGGCGGCGGCGCGCTGATCGGCGCGGATCTCGTGAAGCCGCGAGAGATCCTGGTGCCAGCCTACGACGATGCTCAGGGCATCACGGCCGAGTTCAACCTCAACATCCTCACGCGCCTGAACCGCGAGTTCGACGCCAACTTCAACGTCGACCTGTTCTTCCATCGCGCCGTGTGGGACGCCACCCGCTCGCGCATGGAGATGCAGCTGGTCAGCCGCGTCGCGCAGACAGTGCAGATCGACGGCGAGGAATTCGACTTGGCCGAGGGCGAATTCATCCTCACGGAGTACTCTCACAAATACTCGCTGGAGGTATTCGCGAACCTGGCCGAGACGGCCGGGTTCCGCGTGGCCAAGGTGTGGACCGATCCGCGCCAGTGGTTCAGCTTGCAGTACCTAGAGGTCATGTAA
- the mutY gene encoding A/G-specific adenine glycosylase: MTERTDAQGPGAEDRAPFADELLTWAATYGRHDLPWQRDRTAYRVWVSEIMLQQTQVATVIPYYERFMRRFPDVRALAAAPQDDVLHHWSGLGYYARARNLHAAARLIQAKYGGSFPDELDQVHALPGVGRSTAGAILTLAGGQRHPILDGNVKRVLARYHLVEGWPGDPKVERGLWTLAEAHTPERERAAAYTQAIMDLGAMVCKRSKPLCGGCPVVEGCAAQLAKRQEEFPHKRPRKATPLKTVRMLIVVREDVQQVLLERRPPAGIWGGLWSFPEQPLKEDPSEWIETQLRAEVRDSQKWQVLRHTFSHYALDITPQVLRISAPPEGVMEGTSRLWYNVGELPEIGLAAPVEKLLSRLGDAAS; the protein is encoded by the coding sequence TTGACCGAGCGGACCGACGCGCAAGGCCCCGGCGCCGAAGACCGCGCGCCCTTCGCCGACGAGCTGCTCACCTGGGCGGCCACCTACGGTCGCCACGACCTGCCCTGGCAGCGCGATCGTACGGCTTATCGCGTCTGGGTCTCGGAGATCATGCTGCAGCAGACCCAGGTGGCCACGGTCATCCCCTACTACGAACGTTTCATGCGCCGCTTCCCCGACGTGCGCGCCCTCGCCGCCGCGCCCCAAGACGACGTTCTGCATCATTGGTCGGGCCTCGGCTACTACGCGCGCGCCCGCAACTTGCACGCGGCCGCGAGGCTGATTCAGGCCAAGTACGGTGGCTCTTTCCCCGACGAGCTCGACCAGGTGCACGCCTTGCCGGGCGTTGGTCGTTCCACCGCCGGGGCGATCCTCACCCTCGCCGGCGGCCAGCGCCACCCGATCCTCGACGGAAACGTGAAGCGCGTGCTCGCCCGCTACCACTTGGTGGAGGGCTGGCCTGGTGACCCGAAGGTGGAGCGTGGCCTGTGGACCCTGGCGGAAGCCCATACGCCAGAGCGGGAACGCGCAGCTGCGTACACGCAGGCGATCATGGACCTCGGTGCGATGGTCTGTAAGCGCAGCAAGCCGCTTTGCGGAGGTTGTCCGGTGGTGGAAGGGTGTGCTGCCCAGCTCGCTAAACGCCAGGAAGAGTTCCCCCACAAGCGCCCGCGCAAGGCGACGCCGCTAAAGACGGTGCGGATGCTGATCGTGGTGCGCGAGGATGTGCAGCAGGTGCTGCTTGAACGGCGTCCACCGGCGGGTATCTGGGGCGGCCTGTGGAGCTTCCCGGAGCAGCCGCTTAAGGAGGATCCCAGCGAGTGGATCGAGACTCAGCTACGCGCCGAGGTGCGCGACTCGCAGAAGTGGCAGGTGCTACGCCACACCTTCAGTCACTACGCCCTGGACATCACGCCGCAGGTATTGCGGATCTCCGCCCCGCCCGAGGGGGTCATGGAAGGCACTTCGCGGCTCTGGTATAACGTCGGCGAATTGCCCGAGATCGGCCTCGCGGCGCCCGTGGAGAAGCTCCTCTCCCGCCTCGGCGACGCAGCCTCATAA
- the lpxA gene encoding acyl-ACP--UDP-N-acetylglucosamine O-acyltransferase, protein MASPSPLIHPTACIAPSAQLADEVRVGPYAVIEDDVVIGAGCEIGPHCVLRRWTRLGERNQLAAHVVLGEPPQHRGYDGSETWLLIGKDNVIREGVTINRAYEPGGATRIGSHGYFMGYAHIAHDCIIGDEVTMTNYAGIAGHVEVGDGVTIGGGALVHQFVRIGAFAMLGGQAAVRKDLLPYTLASGDPCRHFRLNTIGLRRRGISGARYRALEGAMRALRAGDELPAADGNETEELQRLRAFVESSKRGISGWAGD, encoded by the coding sequence GTGGCCTCACCGTCTCCCCTCATCCACCCCACCGCCTGCATCGCGCCCTCGGCCCAACTCGCCGACGAGGTGCGTGTGGGGCCGTACGCCGTCATCGAGGACGATGTGGTCATCGGTGCGGGCTGCGAGATCGGGCCGCACTGCGTCCTACGCCGCTGGACCCGCCTCGGCGAACGCAATCAGCTTGCCGCCCACGTCGTGCTTGGCGAACCCCCTCAGCATCGCGGCTACGACGGCAGCGAGACCTGGCTACTTATCGGCAAAGACAACGTTATCCGCGAAGGCGTCACGATCAACCGTGCCTACGAGCCTGGCGGCGCCACGCGCATAGGCTCACACGGCTACTTCATGGGTTACGCTCACATCGCCCACGACTGCATCATCGGCGATGAGGTCACGATGACCAACTACGCGGGTATCGCAGGACACGTGGAGGTGGGTGACGGCGTCACCATCGGCGGTGGCGCGCTCGTGCACCAGTTCGTGCGCATCGGCGCCTTCGCCATGCTGGGCGGCCAGGCCGCCGTGCGCAAAGATCTACTGCCCTACACGCTTGCGAGCGGCGATCCCTGCCGCCACTTCCGCCTGAATACGATTGGCCTACGCCGCCGCGGGATCAGCGGTGCCCGTTACCGAGCACTGGAAGGCGCCATGCGGGCGCTACGCGCCGGCGACGAACTGCCCGCCGCTGATGGCAATGAGACGGAAGAGCTTCAGCGCCTGCGTGCCTTTGTGGAAAGCTCGAAGCGCGGCATCAGCGGATGGGCAGGTGACTAA
- a CDS encoding AsmA family protein produces MGSLIRWVAIAIGVVVLLVVGAVGIFVATFDPNDLKEQLVAATKEQTGRELTIEGDIKLSVFPYVGFSLGATRLADGEGWGEQPFLSFDNAAASVRLVPLFTGKVEVGEVRLEGLNLKAVTGANDTNNWDDLVAIGQGGGEATTAESSGSSGDFDLAKVTVGGVKLADAQLSYEDKGEGTRYAITDWDLTTGAFRLGQPLDIDTTLQLEAKNPDLAGTVTARGTVIPNESRTVLNNPDLTVQVSGEMLEALSALNLQIEAEQLSVDKAGPFELKTPVIRAKAESGDFGEPLDARIEATSLSGNLKSETLSLTNLTATAWDMKMRGELQGKKVLSAPNLNGNIAIDEFSPKRVAEKAGAALSPTVDPNALTRAALSGDFAITQTSARFSGLALTLDDTKFTGDLAVADFERQALRFDLKGDQLILDRYMAPAPEQPVATDPDAVAIPAEDIRKADIDGKLSLGTLMLSGLTATNAEVTLKASNGTLRIHPSTADMYGGKYRGDIRIDASGETPVLSLNERLEKVDFGALGKDVFEQQNLTGQLDGRVTLKGTGVTQTAIMNTLDGDAQFSFLDGAIVGIDVVHEVRKNMARLGMGSAPEGSGGGRTEFAELSGTAQITDGLMANEDLLVRLPFMLVRGDGSVDLPDDKVKYRLDMQFQKNPELPDGANELVGVNLPIVLNGSLSQPGPGWLDFGGTLGALAKQRAEKEVGKLAERLLGGGEGGGEGEGDSKKDVAKKVLGGLFGGGKKKDEDDDGGN; encoded by the coding sequence ATGGGCAGTCTTATCCGGTGGGTCGCGATCGCGATCGGTGTGGTGGTCTTGTTGGTGGTTGGCGCCGTAGGGATCTTCGTCGCCACCTTCGATCCCAACGATCTCAAGGAACAGCTAGTTGCCGCCACCAAGGAGCAAACTGGGCGGGAGCTGACGATTGAGGGTGACATCAAACTCAGCGTTTTCCCCTACGTCGGGTTCTCACTTGGCGCCACGCGCCTGGCCGACGGCGAGGGCTGGGGTGAGCAGCCCTTCCTCTCCTTCGATAATGCCGCGGCTAGTGTCCGCCTGGTGCCCCTGTTTACGGGCAAGGTGGAAGTGGGTGAGGTGCGCCTGGAAGGGCTCAACCTGAAGGCGGTTACCGGCGCGAACGACACGAACAACTGGGACGACCTAGTGGCGATCGGCCAAGGCGGCGGTGAGGCAACCACGGCTGAGTCGAGCGGCTCGTCGGGTGACTTCGATCTGGCGAAAGTCACCGTCGGAGGCGTCAAGCTCGCGGACGCTCAGCTCTCCTACGAGGACAAGGGCGAGGGCACCCGCTACGCGATCACAGACTGGGACCTCACCACCGGGGCCTTCCGTCTCGGCCAGCCACTCGACATCGATACCACTCTGCAGCTCGAGGCGAAGAACCCGGATCTTGCCGGCACAGTCACCGCGCGCGGCACGGTGATCCCGAACGAGTCGCGTACAGTGTTGAACAACCCCGATCTCACCGTGCAGGTGAGCGGCGAGATGCTTGAGGCCCTGTCGGCGCTGAACCTTCAGATCGAAGCTGAGCAGCTGTCCGTCGATAAGGCCGGTCCCTTCGAGCTGAAGACGCCCGTGATTCGCGCCAAGGCGGAGAGCGGGGACTTCGGCGAGCCCCTCGATGCGCGGATCGAGGCGACCAGCCTCTCCGGCAACCTGAAGTCCGAGACCCTCTCGCTCACCAACCTCACGGCCACGGCGTGGGACATGAAGATGCGCGGCGAGCTGCAGGGCAAGAAGGTGCTGAGTGCGCCTAACCTCAACGGCAATATCGCGATCGATGAGTTCTCACCTAAGCGCGTGGCTGAGAAGGCGGGCGCAGCCCTCTCGCCCACGGTGGATCCGAACGCCCTGACGCGGGCAGCTCTCAGCGGCGACTTCGCCATCACGCAAACCTCGGCCCGCTTCTCAGGCCTTGCGCTCACCCTGGACGACACGAAGTTCACGGGCGACCTGGCCGTGGCGGACTTCGAGCGCCAGGCCTTGCGCTTCGATCTCAAGGGCGATCAGCTGATCCTCGATCGCTACATGGCGCCGGCGCCGGAGCAGCCCGTCGCCACCGATCCGGACGCAGTGGCGATTCCCGCAGAGGACATTCGCAAGGCGGACATCGACGGCAAGTTGTCCCTGGGCACGCTGATGCTCTCGGGGCTCACGGCCACCAACGCCGAAGTTACCCTGAAGGCGTCAAATGGCACCTTGCGTATCCACCCATCCACGGCGGACATGTACGGCGGCAAGTACCGGGGCGATATCCGCATCGACGCGAGCGGCGAGACCCCCGTCCTGTCCCTAAATGAGCGCTTGGAGAAGGTGGACTTCGGCGCCCTGGGTAAGGACGTCTTCGAGCAGCAGAACCTCACGGGGCAGCTCGATGGCCGCGTCACCCTAAAGGGTACCGGAGTGACCCAGACGGCGATCATGAATACCCTAGACGGCGATGCGCAGTTCTCCTTCCTCGACGGCGCGATCGTGGGCATCGATGTAGTCCATGAGGTGCGCAAGAACATGGCGAGGCTCGGCATGGGGTCGGCGCCGGAGGGCAGCGGTGGAGGTCGGACGGAGTTTGCCGAGCTCAGCGGGACTGCGCAGATCACCGACGGCCTCATGGCAAACGAGGACCTGCTGGTGCGTCTGCCGTTCATGTTGGTTCGCGGCGACGGCAGCGTCGACCTTCCCGACGACAAGGTGAAGTATCGCCTCGATATGCAGTTCCAGAAGAATCCGGAGCTACCTGACGGCGCCAATGAACTGGTCGGAGTGAATCTGCCCATAGTGCTCAACGGCAGCCTGTCCCAGCCGGGCCCCGGCTGGCTGGACTTCGGCGGCACTCTTGGGGCCTTAGCCAAGCAGCGAGCCGAGAAGGAAGTGGGCAAGCTGGCAGAGCGTTTGCTGGGCGGCGGCGAGGGCGGCGGCGAGGGCGAGGGCGACTCGAAGAAGGACGTCGCCAAAAAGGTGCTCGGCGGTCTCTTCGGCGGAGGCAAGAAGAAAGACGAGGATGACGACGGCGGCAACTAG
- a CDS encoding oxidative damage protection protein gives MIDKVQCVVTGEEGEALGYAPYPGELGERIQASVSKAGWNRWLAHQTMLINEFRLTPFEPKARKFLEDEMEKFFFGEGSSAPEGYVPPEKS, from the coding sequence ATGATAGACAAGGTTCAATGCGTGGTCACCGGCGAAGAAGGCGAAGCTCTCGGCTATGCGCCCTACCCGGGCGAGCTCGGCGAGCGCATCCAAGCCAGCGTCTCCAAGGCGGGGTGGAATCGCTGGCTCGCGCACCAGACGATGCTGATCAACGAGTTTCGCCTCACGCCCTTCGAGCCGAAGGCGCGCAAGTTTCTGGAAGACGAGATGGAGAAGTTCTTCTTCGGCGAGGGCTCGTCTGCCCCCGAGGGCTACGTGCCGCCGGAGAAGTCCTGA
- a CDS encoding Gfo/Idh/MocA family oxidoreductase — protein MKAAVIGMGYLGKFHAQKLAQNEQVTLVGIADVSTDAREAAAAAYDGVQVTGDYRELIDKVDAVTVVTPTTSHYEIARTFLDAGKHVLLEKPMTVTVEHADELIALAKAKGVVLQIGHLERFNPATEAMEERADGPQFFETYRVAPFRERGVEVDVVLDLMIHDIDIVQTLTDRPIVDVVANGTVVFSDKPDIVNARLQFEGGCVANLTASRVSTKTERKIRMFQQNAYMSADLHLRYLKIATKQPPPAGDGPKLEIEQFEYPEYDALKLEIEDFLGAIASGGQPRVTGEQGRRALETAVEISRLISAS, from the coding sequence GTGAAAGCCGCGGTCATTGGCATGGGATACCTGGGCAAGTTCCATGCACAGAAGCTGGCCCAGAACGAGCAGGTCACCCTAGTGGGCATCGCCGACGTGAGCACCGACGCGCGCGAGGCAGCCGCGGCGGCGTACGACGGCGTGCAGGTAACGGGTGACTACCGTGAGCTGATCGATAAGGTGGATGCGGTCACCGTCGTCACGCCCACCACCTCCCACTACGAGATCGCGCGCACCTTCCTCGACGCCGGTAAGCACGTGCTCCTCGAGAAGCCGATGACCGTCACCGTGGAGCACGCTGATGAGCTCATCGCTCTGGCCAAGGCCAAAGGTGTGGTCTTGCAGATCGGTCACCTGGAGCGCTTCAACCCGGCGACGGAGGCGATGGAGGAGCGCGCCGACGGCCCGCAGTTCTTCGAAACCTACCGCGTGGCGCCCTTCCGTGAGCGCGGCGTCGAGGTGGACGTGGTGCTAGACCTCATGATCCATGACATCGACATCGTGCAGACCCTCACCGATCGGCCGATCGTCGACGTGGTGGCCAACGGCACGGTGGTGTTCTCGGACAAGCCGGACATCGTGAACGCGCGGCTGCAGTTCGAGGGCGGGTGCGTGGCTAACCTCACGGCTAGTCGAGTCAGCACCAAGACCGAGCGCAAGATCCGCATGTTCCAGCAGAACGCCTACATGTCTGCCGATCTGCACCTGCGCTACCTGAAGATCGCCACCAAGCAGCCGCCCCCCGCGGGGGATGGGCCCAAGCTCGAGATCGAGCAGTTCGAGTATCCGGAGTACGATGCCCTCAAGCTCGAAATCGAGGACTTCCTCGGCGCTATCGCGAGCGGTGGTCAACCTCGGGTGACCGGCGAGCAGGGGCGGCGAGCCCTGGAGACGGCGGTGGAGATCAGCCGGCTGATCTCGGCGAGCTAG